One Glutamicibacter mishrai genomic window carries:
- a CDS encoding SRPBCC family protein: protein MAVYFECVTITDMPRQELFEKSLNIDAHAGSMADSGEQAVGGVTSGQIGLGEQVTWRAKHFGIPLRMTSEISELMEPSGFTDQQVRGPFKKFHHVHEFHAADAGTIMVDRIQFEAPLGPLGWLAERLVLSWYMPRLIRVRNAFLVNTSAR from the coding sequence ATGGCTGTCTACTTTGAATGCGTGACCATCACCGATATGCCGAGGCAGGAGCTCTTCGAGAAATCCCTGAACATCGACGCGCATGCCGGGTCCATGGCCGACTCCGGCGAGCAGGCCGTCGGCGGGGTCACCAGCGGACAGATAGGCCTCGGCGAGCAGGTCACCTGGCGTGCGAAGCATTTCGGAATTCCGCTGCGCATGACCTCGGAAATCAGCGAACTGATGGAACCCTCAGGTTTCACCGACCAGCAGGTGCGCGGACCGTTCAAGAAGTTCCATCACGTGCATGAGTTCCATGCCGCCGATGCAGGCACCATCATGGTGGACAGGATCCAATTCGAAGCGCCGCTGGGGCCGCTGGGTTGGCTGGCCGAGCGTTTGGTGCTTAGCTGGTACATGCCGCGACTGATCCGGGTGCGCAATGCGTTCCTGGTGAACACTTCAGCAAGATGA
- the ligA gene encoding NAD-dependent DNA ligase LigA: MSENSVTPVETTNAPPEADKTRYEQLVEQIRTHRDAYYQNDAPLVSDVEYDALFHELQLLEAKYPILAGQDSPTQEVGGEVSAAFASVTHASRMYSLEDVFSLDELDAWLERAQVNAERLHPQTPVKWLCEVKIDGLALNLTYRDGKLVRAATRGDGTTGEDVTHNALTISDIPQELAGSGWPAEFEVRGEVFIATDDFNAYNETLIAQGKAPLANPRNAAAGSLRQKDPEQTAKRPLRMFVHGLGRSRDFNMTEQSEAYELMRGWGLPVSPYGRVVDSRAEAKDYIAEHGEKRHDLIHDIDGIVIKVNDLATQEQLGYTSRVPRWAVAYKYPPEEVHTKLLDIQVQVGRTGRVTPFGVMEPVLVAGSTVARATLHNQEVVKAKNVKIGDTIILRKAGDVIPEIVGPVLPLREGNTGLRDFVMPTVCPSCGQPLAPAKEGDVDIRCLNAESCPAQLTERVAYLGGRSALDIEALGYEAAAALTSGPGEDPATQGGIVLPAGPGPLHNEAELFNLKDKLEELGEVKVWREKRSKGEGTGKFELVPYFYSKATAKKPSAPTRSTLKLLDELEKAKENPLWRVLVALSIRHVGPNASRAIATRYGSMDALLEVLDSGDAVTELSEIDSVGSIIAEALVEWFKVDWHREIVSAWQNAGVKMKDEQDENITKNLENLAIVVTGTLENYSRDTAKEAIIVRGGKATGSVSKKTDFLVAGESAGSKLDKAQSLGVPVLDEAGFGVLLEQGPDAAREVALAAPTEG, encoded by the coding sequence GTGAGTGAAAATTCCGTAACCCCAGTTGAGACGACTAATGCTCCGCCGGAAGCTGACAAGACCCGCTATGAACAGCTGGTCGAACAGATCCGCACCCACCGCGACGCGTACTACCAAAATGACGCTCCGCTGGTTTCCGACGTGGAATACGACGCGCTCTTCCACGAGCTGCAGCTGCTCGAAGCGAAATATCCGATCCTGGCCGGACAGGACTCACCCACCCAAGAGGTCGGCGGCGAAGTCTCCGCGGCTTTCGCTTCGGTCACCCACGCCAGCCGCATGTACTCGCTGGAAGATGTCTTCTCGCTCGACGAACTCGACGCCTGGCTGGAACGAGCCCAGGTTAACGCCGAACGCCTGCACCCGCAGACCCCGGTCAAATGGCTCTGCGAGGTGAAGATCGATGGACTTGCGCTCAACCTGACCTACCGTGATGGCAAGTTGGTCCGCGCCGCCACCCGCGGCGATGGCACTACCGGTGAAGATGTCACCCATAATGCCTTGACCATCAGCGATATTCCGCAGGAGCTGGCCGGTTCCGGCTGGCCCGCCGAATTCGAAGTCCGCGGCGAAGTCTTCATCGCCACCGACGACTTCAACGCCTACAACGAGACCCTGATTGCCCAGGGCAAGGCGCCATTGGCCAACCCGCGCAACGCCGCCGCCGGCAGCCTGCGCCAGAAGGACCCGGAACAAACCGCCAAGCGCCCCCTGCGCATGTTCGTCCACGGTCTGGGCCGCAGCCGCGACTTCAACATGACCGAGCAGTCCGAAGCCTATGAGCTCATGCGCGGCTGGGGACTGCCGGTTTCCCCGTATGGCCGGGTGGTGGACAGCCGGGCCGAAGCCAAGGACTACATCGCCGAGCACGGTGAAAAGCGCCATGACCTGATCCACGACATCGACGGCATTGTCATCAAGGTCAATGACCTGGCCACCCAGGAGCAACTGGGCTACACCTCCCGCGTTCCGCGCTGGGCCGTGGCCTACAAATACCCTCCTGAAGAAGTGCACACCAAGCTTCTTGATATCCAGGTGCAGGTCGGCCGCACCGGCCGCGTCACTCCCTTTGGCGTAATGGAGCCGGTGCTCGTGGCCGGATCCACCGTGGCGCGCGCGACCCTGCACAACCAGGAAGTGGTCAAAGCCAAGAACGTAAAAATCGGCGACACCATCATCCTGCGCAAAGCCGGCGATGTCATCCCTGAAATCGTCGGACCGGTGCTGCCATTGCGCGAGGGCAACACCGGCCTGCGTGATTTCGTGATGCCTACCGTTTGCCCATCCTGCGGCCAACCCTTGGCTCCTGCCAAGGAAGGAGACGTGGATATCCGTTGCCTGAATGCCGAATCATGCCCAGCCCAGCTGACCGAACGCGTCGCCTACCTCGGCGGGCGCAGCGCATTGGACATTGAAGCGCTGGGCTATGAAGCGGCAGCCGCATTGACCAGCGGACCGGGGGAGGACCCGGCAACCCAAGGCGGCATCGTCCTGCCTGCAGGTCCTGGCCCGCTGCACAACGAGGCCGAGCTGTTCAATCTCAAGGACAAGCTGGAGGAACTGGGCGAGGTCAAGGTCTGGCGTGAAAAGCGTTCCAAGGGCGAAGGCACCGGAAAGTTCGAACTGGTTCCGTACTTCTACTCCAAGGCCACCGCGAAGAAGCCGTCGGCGCCCACGCGCAGCACGCTGAAGTTGCTCGACGAGCTTGAAAAGGCCAAGGAAAACCCGCTGTGGCGCGTGCTCGTGGCACTGTCCATCCGGCACGTGGGCCCCAACGCCTCACGCGCCATCGCCACCCGTTATGGCTCCATGGATGCGCTGCTCGAAGTCCTGGACTCCGGGGATGCGGTCACCGAACTGAGCGAAATCGATTCGGTCGGGTCGATCATCGCCGAGGCCCTGGTCGAATGGTTCAAGGTCGACTGGCATCGCGAGATCGTCTCCGCGTGGCAGAACGCCGGCGTGAAAATGAAAGATGAGCAAGACGAGAACATCACGAAAAATCTCGAAAACCTCGCCATCGTCGTGACCGGAACACTGGAGAATTACTCCCGGGACACCGCAAAGGAAGCCATCATTGTTCGTGGCGGCAAAGCCACTGGCAGCGTTTCGAAGAAAACAGATTTCCTGGTTGCCGGCGAATCCGCCGGATCAAAACTGGACAAGGCGCAATCACTAGGCGTTCCGGTACTCGATGAAGCAGGCTTCGGCGTGCTCCTCGAACAGGGACCCGACGCAGCGCGCGAGGTCGCCCTCGCCGCACCTACGGAAGGCTAA
- a CDS encoding inositol monophosphatase family protein, whose amino-acid sequence MDKAISHDPLVLVARRAAAAGAEVLARRDESQFNLSDKSAAGDWVTDFDRASEEAIRATILTSRPSDELTGEEFPSAKPANPSGVRWSIDPLDGTTNFVRNIAYYCSSVGACQLEEDGTETWVAAAIVAPALQVEYFAGKSLGAWKHDLRTGKLTQLTGPVDSPAKILGSGFGYDAERRQFQARVLEGMLEDYVNVRRIGSAALDLCLVAEGALDAYAEYGTQEYDWAAGALIAEEAGCQVGRPASNPGWQYAGLVDTAKLIEPGN is encoded by the coding sequence ATGGATAAGGCAATCAGCCACGACCCGCTGGTATTGGTGGCGCGCCGCGCCGCAGCCGCCGGAGCCGAGGTGCTCGCACGGCGTGACGAATCGCAGTTCAACCTCAGCGACAAGTCCGCGGCAGGGGATTGGGTCACCGACTTCGACCGGGCCTCAGAAGAGGCCATCCGCGCCACCATCTTGACCTCGCGCCCCAGCGACGAATTGACCGGCGAGGAGTTCCCCAGTGCCAAGCCGGCGAACCCCAGCGGCGTGCGCTGGAGCATCGATCCCCTGGACGGCACCACCAACTTCGTCCGCAATATCGCCTACTACTGTTCTTCGGTGGGCGCGTGCCAGCTGGAGGAAGACGGCACCGAAACCTGGGTGGCTGCGGCCATTGTGGCCCCGGCCCTGCAGGTGGAATATTTCGCGGGCAAGTCCCTCGGCGCGTGGAAGCATGACCTGCGCACCGGAAAACTGACGCAGCTGACCGGCCCGGTGGATTCGCCAGCCAAGATCCTTGGAAGCGGTTTCGGCTATGACGCTGAACGCCGCCAATTCCAGGCCCGCGTCCTGGAAGGCATGCTCGAAGACTACGTCAACGTTCGCCGTATCGGCTCGGCAGCCCTGGACCTGTGCCTGGTTGCCGAAGGCGCGCTGGATGCCTATGCGGAATACGGCACCCAGGAGTATGACTGGGCCGCCGGCGCATTGATTGCCGAGGAAGCCGGGTGCCAGGTGGGCCGTCCGGCCAGCAATCCCGGATGGCAGTATGCCGGCTTGGTGGATACCGCCAAACTGATCGAACCGGGAAACTAG